GTCAAACATTGAGTTGAGGAGATCTCCAGCACCCATCGAGCGCAGCGCGTCCACGCTGTACTTCCTGCCGCTCAGAAATGTGACCGTGCGCTCCTTCACATCAAACAGGGATGTAAAGCGCACCACCAGCACCTACAGGCCAAACAGGAAACCAATCCAACTGAATTCTATTCGGTCAATTCACAGGACTCTGAATGATTTTAGTCAGTTTCATTCAGTGTATGccagaaatgaacttttccattaaGGGGCAATATTTGCCTGCTGGAATTGATTTTAAGgggcttttttttgttgtttttttttacattcatgaggggaatttttaaaatcaccctattattattattataatcactGTACTATGTTGTCTATAATACCAAATACTTAAATTTACCAAATTACTTTATTGTTATTGACAAGagtttaaaaatattgatttagataggatacaatttaaaaaaaatctaaattatacaTGTAAAAAACAGGAGCTCATAGGGCTGCAATATGACAAAAAAATCACTATTGTAGATTTTTGCTcttaatattgtaataatgattattaatatcgATAtagaaaacaacataaaaacgtTTTTGTTTCGTATCTGTGTTTTGGGCACACCACATTCTGGCTTCACAGACAAACGTGTCGGCCCATGACATTAGTCTAGTCTAGCATAAGTTATgcaaaaactcccattataaTCACTGAATCTACTAAATTAATCTTTGGATATTTACtgtgttgtttatgatgagggAATTCGCGAAAcgcgtgtgattggttataaggCTCAACGCTGCACAAAACAGCATGTAAAAGCAATTTGATGCAGTGGATCTAAATATAATTCCTCGAATTtacactttttattcattttcacatttcattttaattgcaacAGCCTTAATACATTGTTTAATAATGGAGGGGCATTTTTTGCCCTTTCGTCTTGAATTTATGGGGCATTTTTGCCACAAGCCCTTGTTAATTTCCGACCCTGGTGTAGAGACTgtgttgtattttgtttataCCTCAAAGGTACCGGCCTTCAGCAGGCTGACCTGGTCGTGCTGGGACAGCTCTTTGAATCCTGGGATGCGCTTTGCAAATTCCACCACCTCTCTGACAGCTGGGGTGAAGCTCATGGAGAACTCCTCCCAAATACTGTGACCCGACTTCTGAGGATCCACATAGGGAGATGTGTTCATGGGGCAAACCTGTGAACGAGAATCATGAGTACTTGTATAGACTACCACTCAAATTTTGGTATGGGTTCTCTATGTAACTCACCAGGTGCATCCTGTTAACCCTTGCAAATGTTGGGACACTACAGCTGCCACCGAAACGTGTTTCATTGTCATTATAAGCTCTCGGAGAGAGGTTCTGCAGAGACGGTCCAGCGGAGCTGCTGCTGGGCAGTCTGACAGGACAGCCCGAGTCTTCAGGCCCCTGCGGAGCACAGCCTGATGGGGGCTTTTGTTCGCTCTCTGAGGATGCATTGCTCTGCTGGTTCCAGACCTCCTGAGGCTTCTCTGAGTAGTTGTTGGGGGCCTCTGAAGGCACACTGGCCTGCTCCTGATTGTACATGAAGGTCTCCTGGTGCGCTCTAGTCACTGTGCCGATGACCTCCTCCTCCCCGCTGTCAGTGGCACTGGAGGAGTCTGAGCTGGTGCTGGTGTCCATGACGTCCAGTGGCTCGGGGTCAGGGTTGGGTTTGGACCGGTGGCTCTGgggggaggtggagggggaGCGGGAGGAAGGGCCGGAGCCGCTGTCCTCTGAAGCTGCGTCGCTGGCTGATGGCTGGTTGCCGTGGCTGTTGGTCATCATGTTGTTCATGGCGTTCTGCATCTCGAGCAGCATGCGCTGTTTCTCTCGTTTGGGAATCCGGCCGAAACGCACAGCTGAGGAGCACAGACACCGTCAGCTCACAGACTCCAACAGACTGACACTTTTGCTgagatctgtctgtctatctatcatatTATACATGTATCTGGCTCAAATGTTCATGCAAGGTAACaggc
This portion of the Onychostoma macrolepis isolate SWU-2019 chromosome 19, ASM1243209v1, whole genome shotgun sequence genome encodes:
- the nr1d2b gene encoding nuclear receptor subfamily 1 group D member 2b; protein product: MDFAKAGGVIAYISSASSASSPESCHSDSSNSSYQSCSPPHAGQGQQGEAHPVAPQSRPPRHSGGKARSPSTAKSGITKINGLVLLCKVCGDVASGFHYGVHACEGCKGFFRRSIQQNIQYKKCLKNESCPIMRINRNRCQQCRFKKCLLVGMSRDAVRFGRIPKREKQRMLLEMQNAMNNMMTNSHGNQPSASDAASEDSGSGPSSRSPSTSPQSHRSKPNPDPEPLDVMDTSTSSDSSSATDSGEEEVIGTVTRAHQETFMYNQEQASVPSEAPNNYSEKPQEVWNQQSNASSESEQKPPSGCAPQGPEDSGCPVRLPSSSSAGPSLQNLSPRAYNDNETRFGGSCSVPTFARVNRMHLVCPMNTSPYVDPQKSGHSIWEEFSMSFTPAVREVVEFAKRIPGFKELSQHDQVSLLKAGTFEVLVVRFTSLFDVKERTVTFLSGRKYSVDALRSMGAGDLLNSMFDFTEKLQALNLSEEEMSLFTAVVLVSADRSGLENVNSVEALQETLIRALRSLITKNHPNEIAIFTKLLLKLPDLRSLNNMHSEQLLAFKVHP